The following coding sequences are from one Mesorhizobium onobrychidis window:
- a CDS encoding cob(I)yrinic acid a,c-diamide adenosyltransferase, producing the protein MVKLNKIYTRTGDDGTTGLGTGERRLKSDLRIDAYGTIDEANACIGMARIHTAAAHPAIDAMLGRIQNDLFDLGADLAVPDDGKPLGYEPLRITAVQTDRVEKDIDLLNKDLQPLKSFVLNGGTAAAAALHLARTVARRAERIMVALTQDPGEHVNREAIRYINRVSDFLFVAARAVNDNGNADVLWVPGKNR; encoded by the coding sequence GTGGTCAAGCTCAACAAGATCTACACCCGCACCGGCGACGACGGCACCACCGGCCTCGGCACCGGTGAACGGCGGCTGAAATCCGATCTGCGCATCGACGCCTATGGCACGATCGACGAAGCCAATGCCTGCATCGGCATGGCCCGCATCCACACCGCGGCAGCACATCCGGCGATCGACGCGATGCTCGGCCGCATCCAGAATGATCTTTTCGACCTCGGCGCCGATCTGGCCGTGCCGGACGACGGCAAGCCGCTCGGCTATGAGCCGCTGCGCATCACCGCAGTGCAGACCGATCGTGTCGAAAAGGACATCGACCTGCTCAACAAGGACCTGCAGCCGCTCAAATCCTTCGTGCTCAACGGCGGCACGGCGGCGGCGGCGGCCCTTCACCTCGCCCGCACGGTGGCACGGCGGGCAGAGCGCATCATGGTGGCTCTGACGCAGGACCCAGGCGAGCATGTCAACCGCGAGGCGATAAGATACATCAACCGCGTATCGGACTTTCTGTTCGTCGCCGCACGCGCAGTCAATGACAATGGAAACGCCGACGTGCTATGGGTTCCCGGTAAGAACCGCTGA
- a CDS encoding YihY/virulence factor BrkB family protein, producing the protein MLRKIVALKRVLYDAVGHFDADDGWAMASHLAITALMALFPFLIFATTLASFLGAQAFADTAVHLVFDTWPEQIAKPIAREVLNVLTVQRTDLLTYGVLLAAFFASNGIEALRTSLNRAYRVSETRGIIYRRVQSIAFVLIATAGFLVISVLVVFAPLLGRLAEANFEWVKPYMGTITLWRYIIASAVIVGGLFAVHYWLPAGKRRFVSIIPGIIFTLIAWLIGSTIFAAYLDRFSSYVTTYAGLASIMVAVVFLYIVSAIFILGGELNAAISRYLEARARVG; encoded by the coding sequence TTGTTGCGGAAGATCGTAGCCCTCAAACGCGTGCTCTATGACGCGGTCGGCCATTTCGATGCAGACGATGGCTGGGCGATGGCCAGTCATCTGGCGATCACGGCGCTGATGGCGCTATTCCCTTTTCTGATTTTCGCCACGACGCTGGCCAGCTTCCTCGGCGCACAGGCCTTTGCCGACACCGCCGTGCATCTCGTCTTCGACACCTGGCCAGAGCAGATCGCCAAGCCGATCGCGCGCGAAGTGCTCAATGTGCTCACCGTGCAGCGCACCGACCTGTTGACCTATGGCGTGCTGCTTGCCGCCTTCTTCGCCTCGAACGGGATCGAGGCGCTGCGCACCTCGCTCAACCGCGCCTACCGCGTTTCCGAAACGCGCGGCATCATCTATCGCCGGGTGCAGAGCATCGCCTTCGTTCTGATCGCCACGGCAGGTTTTCTGGTGATCAGTGTCCTCGTGGTTTTCGCGCCCTTACTGGGGCGGCTGGCCGAGGCCAATTTCGAATGGGTAAAACCCTATATGGGGACGATCACGCTGTGGCGTTACATCATCGCCTCCGCTGTCATCGTCGGCGGGCTGTTCGCGGTGCATTACTGGCTGCCTGCCGGCAAGCGCCGCTTCGTCTCGATCATACCGGGCATCATCTTCACGCTGATTGCCTGGCTCATCGGGTCGACAATCTTCGCCGCCTATCTCGACCGTTTCTCGTCCTATGTGACGACCTATGCCGGCCTTGCCTCAATCATGGTCGCGGTCGTCTTCCTCTACATCGTCTCGGCGATCTTCATCCTCGGCGGCGAGCTCAACGCGGCGATCAGCCGCTATCTGGAGGCACGCGCCCGAGTTGGCTGA
- a CDS encoding twin transmembrane helix small protein, producing the protein MATVFNILAVLVMVAVVIVLIRGLINMMRGGSGMTSNKLMQTRVLLQFVALVLIMLAVYFTRK; encoded by the coding sequence ATGGCAACCGTCTTCAACATCCTCGCTGTCCTCGTCATGGTCGCCGTGGTGATCGTGCTGATCCGCGGCCTCATCAACATGATGCGCGGCGGCTCCGGCATGACCTCCAACAAGCTGATGCAGACGCGCGTGCTGCTGCAGTTCGTGGCATTGGTGCTGATCATGCTGGCGGTGTATTTCACCCGCAAGTGA
- the gluQRS gene encoding tRNA glutamyl-Q(34) synthetase GluQRS, producing MTLLTFRFAPSPNGELHLGHAYSALLNQKLARATGGRLLLRIEDIDTTRCTPEFEAGIFRDLKWLGLGWEEPVRRQSEHFADYQAVLDRLIREDLVYPAFMSRGEIRAFIADSERRGRDWPRDPDGVPLYPAVDKALPMRERQRRIADNAPFAWRLDVDAAMARVGTDLSWLEFSDERLSATRAVEARPQDWGDVIVARREIPTSYHLAVVVDDALQGISHVVRGQDLYSATGVQRLLQEILGLPQPSYFHHRLVLGPDGRKLSKCFADTGLAALREAGASPADVRRLIGF from the coding sequence ATGACACTCCTGACATTCCGCTTCGCGCCAAGCCCGAATGGCGAACTGCATCTCGGCCATGCCTATTCGGCGCTGCTCAATCAAAAATTGGCGAGGGCAACGGGCGGGCGCCTGTTGCTGCGCATCGAGGACATCGACACGACGCGCTGCACGCCGGAATTCGAGGCGGGCATTTTTCGCGACTTGAAATGGCTCGGGCTTGGCTGGGAAGAACCGGTGCGCCGCCAGTCCGAGCATTTCGCGGACTATCAGGCGGTGCTCGACCGGCTGATCAGGGAAGATCTCGTCTACCCGGCCTTCATGAGCCGTGGCGAAATCCGCGCCTTCATTGCCGACAGCGAAAGGCGCGGCCGCGACTGGCCGCGGGACCCGGACGGGGTGCCGCTGTATCCCGCCGTCGACAAGGCATTGCCGATGAGGGAACGCCAGCGACGGATTGCCGACAATGCGCCCTTCGCCTGGCGGCTGGACGTCGATGCTGCGATGGCGCGCGTCGGCACAGACCTGTCATGGCTGGAATTTTCGGATGAGAGGCTTTCCGCAACACGTGCGGTGGAAGCCCGGCCGCAGGACTGGGGCGACGTGATCGTGGCGCGCCGTGAAATCCCGACAAGCTATCATCTCGCCGTCGTCGTCGATGACGCGCTGCAAGGCATCAGCCATGTGGTGCGCGGCCAGGACCTCTATTCCGCCACCGGCGTGCAGCGCCTGCTCCAGGAGATCCTCGGGCTGCCGCAACCAAGCTACTTCCACCATCGTCTCGTCCTTGGCCCAGACGGGCGAAAGCTGTCGAAGTGTTTTGCGGACACCGGCCTTGCCGCCCTGCGCGAGGCCGGCGCATCACCGGCCGATGTCAGGCGGCTGATTGGGTTCTGA
- a CDS encoding rhomboid family intramembrane serine protease, protein MFIPLYDTNRLRHIKLQYVTIGLIAFNTLIYFATALGGEQFTNAAVLGLGFIPSVVHDSVELAPQFVVIPESLSYVTYSFLHADIFHLGGNMLFLWVFGDNVEDALGHVRFLIFYLLCAIAGAFFQGLIAWDSQVPLIGASGAIAGVVAAYLILYPRVKVWVLAFARIPLRIPAFIPLILWILFQIVMFAAGGEDQISWACHVGGIIAGAVLVLILRNRAVPLLAGAEEETALVIGPAPAAAEPTASDPLGQPAPRWGRGSASSPD, encoded by the coding sequence ATGTTCATCCCGCTTTATGACACCAACCGGCTGCGCCACATAAAGCTGCAATATGTGACGATCGGCCTGATCGCGTTCAACACGCTCATCTACTTCGCCACCGCGCTTGGCGGCGAGCAGTTCACCAACGCCGCTGTGCTGGGCCTCGGCTTCATCCCGTCGGTCGTCCACGACAGCGTCGAGCTGGCTCCGCAGTTTGTCGTGATCCCGGAGAGCCTGAGCTACGTCACCTATTCCTTTCTGCATGCCGATATTTTCCACCTCGGCGGCAACATGCTGTTCCTCTGGGTGTTCGGCGACAATGTCGAGGACGCGCTCGGCCATGTACGCTTTCTCATCTTTTACCTGCTTTGCGCCATCGCCGGCGCCTTCTTCCAGGGCCTGATCGCGTGGGACTCGCAGGTTCCGCTGATCGGCGCCTCAGGCGCCATCGCCGGCGTGGTCGCCGCCTATCTGATCCTCTACCCCAGGGTGAAGGTATGGGTGCTGGCCTTCGCCCGCATTCCGCTGCGCATCCCGGCCTTCATCCCGCTCATCCTGTGGATCCTGTTCCAGATCGTGATGTTCGCCGCCGGCGGCGAGGATCAGATTTCCTGGGCCTGCCATGTCGGCGGCATCATCGCCGGGGCCGTGCTGGTGCTCATCTTGCGCAATCGCGCCGTACCACTGCTTGCCGGTGCTGAGGAAGAGACCGCGCTGGTAATCGGCCCGGCACCCGCTGCTGCAGAACCCACGGCAAGCGACCCGCTAGGGCAGCCGGCGCCGCGCTGGGGACGGGGAAGCGCCTCCAGTCCGGACTGA
- a CDS encoding SDR family oxidoreductase yields MRTIIVTGASSGIGAYCTRALKAEGWRVFATARKPEDIAALEADGIEAFYLDYREAGSIETLVASVLERTGGRLDALFNNGAYAQPGAVEDLPVAALREQFEANVFGWHDLTRRVVPVMRRQGHGRLVHCSSILGLAPLPFRGAYSASKHAIEGLMLCMHQELQGSGIHVSLIEPGPVTSKIASNGLGWFLRNIDRENSVHRLAYQAQLQRLQAGGSTSRLKAGPEVVHAALHHALLSRRPRPHYVVTVPARIGVILKRILPASMLYRLLAKRA; encoded by the coding sequence TTGCGCACCATCATCGTCACCGGAGCTTCTTCCGGGATAGGCGCCTATTGCACCCGGGCGCTGAAGGCGGAAGGCTGGCGGGTGTTCGCGACGGCTCGCAAGCCGGAGGACATCGCCGCCCTCGAGGCCGATGGCATCGAGGCCTTCTATCTGGACTACCGTGAGGCCGGATCCATCGAGACGCTGGTGGCGTCAGTGCTGGAGCGGACGGGCGGACGGCTCGATGCCCTGTTCAACAACGGCGCTTATGCACAGCCCGGCGCCGTCGAGGACCTGCCCGTCGCGGCACTCAGGGAGCAATTCGAGGCGAATGTCTTTGGCTGGCATGACCTCACCCGCCGTGTCGTCCCGGTGATGCGGCGCCAGGGCCATGGCCGTCTCGTCCATTGCTCCTCGATCCTCGGCCTGGCGCCGCTGCCCTTTCGCGGCGCCTATTCGGCGTCGAAGCACGCGATCGAAGGGCTGATGCTGTGCATGCATCAGGAACTCCAGGGCAGCGGCATCCATGTCTCGCTGATCGAGCCGGGGCCGGTGACATCGAAGATCGCCAGCAACGGCCTTGGGTGGTTTCTCAGGAATATCGATCGTGAGAATTCCGTCCACCGCCTCGCCTACCAGGCGCAGCTGCAACGGCTGCAGGCCGGCGGCAGCACGTCACGGCTGAAGGCCGGGCCGGAGGTGGTTCATGCGGCCTTGCACCATGCGCTTCTGTCGCGGCGCCCGCGTCCGCATTATGTGGTAACGGTGCCGGCCAGGATCGGCGTTATCCTCAAACGCATCCTGCCGGCATCAATGCTCTACCGCCTGCTTGCCAAACGCGCCTGA
- a CDS encoding HNH endonuclease — MTVAVSPDGLPALVLNADYRPLSYYPLSLWSWQDAIKAVFLERVNIVAEYEHAVSSPTFSMKLPSVVSLKAYVKPSRHPAFTRFNVFLRDRFQCQYCGTPEDLTFDHVVPRHRGGATTWENVVAACSPCNLRKGGMMPAHAKMWPLQKPYQPTVHDLHNNGRLFPPNHLHESWMDYLYWDVELEP, encoded by the coding sequence GTGACGGTTGCCGTATCTCCGGATGGGCTTCCAGCACTGGTGCTGAACGCGGATTACCGTCCGCTCAGCTATTACCCCCTGTCGCTCTGGTCGTGGCAGGACGCCATCAAGGCGGTGTTCCTCGAGCGGGTGAACATCGTCGCCGAATACGAGCACGCGGTGTCGTCGCCGACCTTCTCGATGAAGCTGCCGAGCGTCGTCAGCCTGAAGGCCTATGTAAAGCCATCGCGGCATCCGGCCTTCACCCGCTTCAACGTCTTCCTGCGCGACCGTTTCCAGTGCCAGTATTGCGGCACGCCGGAGGATCTGACCTTCGACCATGTCGTTCCCCGCCATCGCGGCGGCGCGACGACGTGGGAGAATGTCGTCGCCGCCTGCTCGCCCTGCAATCTGAGGAAGGGCGGCATGATGCCGGCGCACGCCAAGATGTGGCCGCTGCAGAAGCCCTACCAGCCGACGGTGCATGATCTGCACAACAATGGCCGCCTGTTCCCGCCCAACCACCTGCATGAAAGCTGGATGGATTATCTGTACTGGGATGTCGAACTGGAGCCGTAG
- a CDS encoding DNA-3-methyladenine glycosylase family protein: MQRIATLDDISQGLDALCLLDPRLTKVRGMAGEVPLRLSEPGFRSLASIIVSQQVSRASADAIFGRLTKLVDPLTPQAILAADEAIFREAGLSRPKQRGLIAVAQAVVDGLDLDHLCLLDATDAIMAMTKVSGIGPWTAEVYLLFAAGHPDVFPARDVALQSAVGHALGIDPRPPEKTLIQLAESWSPWRGVASRLFWAYYRELKGRDAAPPA; this comes from the coding sequence ATGCAACGCATCGCCACGCTCGACGACATCTCGCAAGGGCTCGACGCGCTTTGTCTGCTCGACCCGCGCCTCACAAAAGTGCGCGGCATGGCCGGCGAGGTGCCGCTTCGGCTTTCCGAGCCGGGGTTCAGAAGCCTTGCCTCGATCATCGTCTCGCAGCAGGTTTCCCGCGCCAGCGCCGATGCCATCTTCGGGCGGCTGACAAAACTCGTCGATCCGCTGACGCCGCAAGCCATCCTTGCCGCCGACGAAGCCATTTTTCGCGAGGCCGGACTGTCGCGGCCGAAGCAGCGCGGCCTAATCGCCGTCGCCCAGGCGGTGGTCGATGGCCTCGACCTCGATCATCTCTGCTTGCTCGACGCCACGGATGCGATCATGGCGATGACCAAGGTGTCGGGCATCGGCCCGTGGACGGCGGAAGTCTATCTTTTGTTCGCCGCCGGCCACCCCGATGTCTTCCCGGCACGCGACGTTGCCCTGCAGAGCGCGGTCGGCCACGCGCTCGGCATCGACCCGCGTCCGCCCGAGAAAACACTGATCCAACTCGCCGAATCATGGAGCCCGTGGCGAGGTGTCGCATCGCGGCTTTTTTGGGCCTATTATCGCGAATTGAAGGGCAGGGACGCCGCGCCTCCGGCTTGA
- a CDS encoding DMT family transporter — protein MHSIKRFIPASFVVLWATGFIGARYAMPWAEPFTFLAVRFVLAAVLLAALMAALGSRRATRAEALHATGAGILMHGVYLGGVFWAIHRGMPAGLSALIVGLQPLITAVMAGRFLGEAILPRHWAGLGIGLVGVVIVLWPKLGALGGGVTAETLAASLVSVLGMSAGTIWQKRFASGGDLVAATKWQYVGGASVMALASLAFETRTVVVNGELIFAMAWLVLVLSIGAIFLLMVMIRDGEMSKVASLFYLVPAVTAVIAWILFGEQLNLIQIVGMAIATLGVGLATAQPTKNQPTRARASR, from the coding sequence ATGCACAGCATCAAGCGGTTCATCCCCGCCTCTTTCGTCGTCCTGTGGGCGACCGGCTTCATTGGCGCGCGTTACGCCATGCCATGGGCCGAGCCTTTCACTTTCCTGGCAGTGCGCTTCGTTCTGGCCGCCGTCCTGTTGGCCGCCTTGATGGCAGCACTCGGTTCCAGGCGGGCGACGCGTGCGGAAGCGCTCCACGCGACCGGCGCCGGCATCCTGATGCATGGCGTCTATCTCGGCGGCGTGTTCTGGGCCATCCACAGGGGCATGCCGGCCGGGCTTTCGGCCTTGATCGTCGGGCTGCAGCCGCTGATCACGGCGGTGATGGCTGGCCGATTTCTCGGCGAGGCCATCCTGCCGCGCCATTGGGCCGGTCTCGGCATCGGTCTGGTCGGTGTGGTCATCGTGCTCTGGCCGAAGCTCGGTGCGCTCGGCGGCGGCGTAACGGCCGAAACGCTGGCCGCCTCGCTTGTCTCGGTGCTTGGCATGAGCGCCGGCACGATCTGGCAGAAGCGCTTCGCCTCCGGCGGCGATCTCGTGGCGGCCACCAAATGGCAATATGTCGGCGGCGCGTCGGTGATGGCCCTGGCCTCGCTCGCCTTCGAGACGCGAACGGTCGTCGTCAACGGCGAGCTGATCTTCGCCATGGCATGGCTGGTGCTGGTGCTGTCGATCGGGGCCATCTTCCTGTTGATGGTGATGATCCGCGACGGCGAGATGTCGAAAGTCGCTTCGCTGTTCTATCTGGTCCCGGCCGTCACCGCGGTCATTGCCTGGATACTATTCGGCGAACAGTTGAACCTGATCCAGATCGTCGGCATGGCGATCGCGACGCTCGGCGTCGGGCTGGCAACCGCTCAGCCGACCAAGAATCAGCCAACTCGGGCGCGTGCCTCCAGATAG